The region AAACTCAGATGCTGAAATCCAGCACGTTTGCCCGTTTGCTCCGCTCGGTTTCGCTCCGCTCGAGCATGTCCGCCAGGGTCAGGCTGTCCAGCACCCGGGCCAGGGCCTGGTTGACATCCACCATCACCAGCCGGATGCCGCAGACCGCCTCGTCGTCGCATTCGTCGCACTTGGCATAGTTGGTCTCGCTCAAGCACTGCACCGGCGCCAGGTCACCCTCCAGGATCCGCACCACGCTGCCCAGGGTAATCCTGGCGGGCGGGGAGGCCAGGTAGTAGCCGCCCCCCTTGCCGATCCTGCTCTGGAGGATGCCCCCCTTGCGCAGGGACAGGAGGATGAACTCCAGAAACTTCTTGGGGATGTTCCCGGCCTTGGCCAGGTCGGAAATCAATACCGGCTGGGAGGCGGGCTGCCCGGCCAGATGATAGAGCGCCTTGAGCGCGT is a window of Oryzomonas sagensis DNA encoding:
- a CDS encoding RrF2 family transcriptional regulator — translated: ALKALYHLAGQPASQPVLISDLAKAGNIPKKFLEFILLSLRKGGILQSRIGKGGGYYLASPPARITLGSVVRILEGDLAPVQCLSETNYAKCDECDDEAVCGIRLVMVDVNQALARVLDSLTLADMLERSETERSKRANVLDFSI